CGCGATCGTGCAAGAAGTGCACATCACGATGGGCCACATCATCTGCGATCTCGTCGAACAGGAGCTGCTCTTCGCGTGATGCTCGCCGCCGCCGCCACGCCGCCCGCGTGTCATGCCTCGATCGCCGCGTATTACGCCCCGGATCGCAAACGCCCCGGTTTCCACACCGTCGTGGTCACCGACGACGACTACGCGCTGGTGGGCTGGTACGACGAGCATTCGGGCGGTCAAGGCGCGTTTCGGCGGCGTCATCGCCGGTGGTGCGTCCTCGTCAGCAGCGGCGGGGCGTTCCGGGCCGACGAGCTCGTTCGGTACGGCGTCCCGCGGCCGCACGCGGAGCGGCTGCTCGCGAAGATGCAGCGACTGCGGCGGTGATCCGACCGGCCGTTTTTCTGGATCGCGACGGGACGCTTATCGAAGACAAGGGCTTTCTCGACGATCCGCGCGGGGTCGATGTTCTTCCGAGCGTCGTCGATGCGTTGCGGTTGTTGCGCGAGCGCGGGTTCGCGACGGTCGTCGTGTCGAACCAGTCGGGCGTCGCGCGCGGGTATTTCGGTGAGGACGCGGTGCGCGCGGTGAACGACGAGGTTGCGCGGCAGCTCGCGAACGACGGCGTCGCGGTCGACGCCTGGTACTGGTGTCCGCACTACGACGAGAACTGCACCTGCCGCAAACCCGAGCCCGGGTTGATTCACCGCGCGGTCGACGAGCACGGATTGACGCTCGACGGCGGCGCGGTGGTCGGCGACCGCGGAAGCGACGTCGCCCTCGGGCATGCGGTCGGCGTGCCCGGAATCTTGTTGCCGGGACCGTATCCGTACAGCGGCCCTGAGCCGGATCTGCGCGCGCAGAATTTGCTCGAAGCGGCGGAATGGATCGTGGGGCGCGGGCGTGGCTGAGCTGATCGCGGCGCCGCGGGCGACGGAGCTGCTCGGGCGGATGGCGGGTCGGCGGGTCGTCGTGATCGGTGACGCGATGATCGACGAGTGGATCTGGGGCGACGTCTCGCGGATCTCGCCGGAGGCGCCGGTTCCGGTCGTCGCGGTGCGCGAGCACACCTTCACGCTCGGCGGCGCGGGGAACGTTGCGAACAACTTGCGCGCGCTCGGCGCGCGGGTCGCGTTCGTCGGCGGGATCGGCGACGACGCCGAAGGCGCGCGGCTGCGCGCGATGTTCGACGACCTCGGCGTCGACGCGCACGGGCTGGTCACGCTCGGCGACCGGCCGACGACCCGCAAGACGCGCGTCGTCGCGCACAGCCAGCAGGTCGTGCGCGCCGACTGGGAGTCGACCGCGGCGCTGCGCGACGGCGACCGCAAGCACGTCGTCGATCAGGTGCGGCTCGCGGTGCGCGACGCCGACGCGGTGGTGCTCAGCGATTACGCGAAGGGATTTCTGCACCGCGAGATCGTCGAGGCGGCGCTCGGCGCGCCGGTCGTCGTCGCCGATCCGAAGCCGGCGAACGTCGCGATGTTCGCCGGGGTGACGTGCATCGCGCCGAACGTCGCCGAAGCGGGAGTCGCGAGCGGGATCGCGATCCACGACGACGACTCGCTCGAGCGCGCCGGCCGCGCGCTGCTGCAGATGCTCGGCTGCCGCTCGGTGCTGATCACGCGCGGCGAGCACGGGATGTCGCTCTTCGGCGCGGACGGCGAGCGCTTCGACGTCCCCGCGGTCGCGCGCACGGTCTACGACGTGTCGGGCGCCGGCGACACGGTCGTCGCGGTGCTCACGCTCGCGCTCGCCGCGAAGATCCGCCCCGAGACCGCGACGCAGCTGGCGAACTTCGCCGCCGGCGCGGTCGTCGAGAAGCTCGGCACCGCGACCGCGAGCCCGCGCGAGATCGTCGAGCTGATGGAGCACGACCGCGGTGCCTGACGCGCACGCGGGAGAGAACGCGTTTGCCGCACTGATCTTCGGCGACGCGGAAAGCGCGGTCGAATGGCGAGACGCGCAGCGCGCCGCCGGGCGCAGCGTCGTCTCCACGAACGGCGTCTTCGATCTGGTCCACGCGGGCCACGTCGCGTACCTCGCGTGGGCGCGGGCACAGGGCGACGCGCTGATCGTGCTGCTGAACGACGACGATTCGGTGCGGCTGCTCGGCAAAGGCGCGGACCGCCCGCTGGTGCCGTTCGCCGAGCGCGCGCGCGTCGTCGCGGCGCTGCGCAGCGTCGACGCGGTGGTCGGCTTCCGCCAGCGCACGCCGGAGACGCTGCTCGAGCGGATTCGACCTGACGTGCACGTGAAGAGCGCGCAGTACCGGATCGAAGAGCTGCCGGAGCGCTACGCCGTCGAAAAGCACGGCGGCCGGATCGCGCTCGCACCGCACCAAGCGGGCCGCAGCACGACGGATTTGGTCGCAGCGATCAGGTCGCGCTAGTGCGTATCGCGTTCACCGCAAACGGCCCGGGCGAGTTTGCGGGCTGGGTGCGGCCGCTCGTCGCGGCGCTACGCGCGCGCGATCCAGCGGTGGAGCTGCACGTGCTGTGCGTGCCCGATGACTTCGCGACCGGACGCGAGGCGCGGTATATCGAGGAGCTGTTTCCGGGCGTGCACGCGTACCCGCCGGCGGAGTACTGGCGGCTCGCGGTCGGGCTCGGCGTCGAAGGGCTGCCGCGCGACTTCGACCGCGTGCAGTATCTGGGCGGCGACCTTTCGCACGCCGCGCGCGCGCACGGGCGGCTCGGCGGCGTCGCGACGTCGTACAAGTTCTCGCGCAAGAAGTACGCGCGCACGTTCGCGCGCGTCTTCGCCGTCGACGGGGTCAACAAAGAACAATTGCTCGGCTGGGGGACGCCGGAAGAGCGCATCCGCATCGTCGGCAACCTCGCCATCGACGGCGCGCTCGGCGAGGCCTCGGGCGCCTACGGCGATCCGCCGAGCGACGCCGCCCGCGACGGTATCGTGCTGTTTCCGGGCTCACGCAAGTTCGAGATCGCGAACGTGCTGCCGCTGTTCGTGCGCGTCGCGTTGAACTTGCGCCGGATGCTGCCGAGCGTTCCCATCGCGTTCGCCGGATCGCCGTTCGTCTCCGACGACGCCGTGCGCGCCTCGCTGGCGCGCGGCGGCGAGCACCCGCTCGCGTACGGCGCGCCGGCCGAGCTGATCGAAGGCGACATCGTCGCACATGCACAGCGCTTCCCGCTCGTGCGCGCCGCGATGCGCGCGGCGGCGAACGCGCGGCTCGCGGTGACGATTCCCGGCACGAAGGTGATCGAGCTCGCCGCGCTCGGCGTGCCCGCCGTCGTTTGCACGCCGTTCAACGCGCCGGAGCTGGTCGTGATCGGCGGGCCGCTGCAGTATCTCGGCAAGCTGCCCGTGATCGGGACGCCGGTGAAGCGCGCGGCGGTGGTCGCGTACGCAAAGCGCTTCGAGCACTTCGCGCAGCCGAACATCGACGCCGGCAAGGAGCTGGACGTCGAGATCGCCGGAACGCTCCTCCCCTCGCAGGTCGCGCACGTCGCCGCCGAGCGCTGGAGCGACGCCGCGTGGTGCGCCGCGACCGGCGCCGAGCTGCGCTCGCTCTACCGCCACCACGCCGGCGCGGCGGAACGGATGGCGGCGTTTTTGCTCGAACCCCCGCGGCCGTGAAGCTCTCGGTGGTGATCGCGACCAAGGATCGCGCGGCGCTGCTCGACGGCGCGCTGGCGTCGCTACGCGCGCAGAAGAACGCGCCGGAGTACGAGCTGATCGTCGTGGACAACGGCTCGTCCGACGCGACGCCGGAGATCGCGCGCAAGC
The sequence above is a segment of the Candidatus Eremiobacterota bacterium genome. Coding sequences within it:
- a CDS encoding adenylyltransferase/cytidyltransferase family protein, giving the protein MFGDAESAVEWRDAQRAAGRSVVSTNGVFDLVHAGHVAYLAWARAQGDALIVLLNDDDSVRLLGKGADRPLVPFAERARVVAALRSVDAVVGFRQRTPETLLERIRPDVHVKSAQYRIEELPERYAVEKHGGRIALAPHQAGRSTTDLVAAIRSR
- the rfaE1 gene encoding D-glycero-beta-D-manno-heptose-7-phosphate kinase encodes the protein MAELIAAPRATELLGRMAGRRVVVIGDAMIDEWIWGDVSRISPEAPVPVVAVREHTFTLGGAGNVANNLRALGARVAFVGGIGDDAEGARLRAMFDDLGVDAHGLVTLGDRPTTRKTRVVAHSQQVVRADWESTAALRDGDRKHVVDQVRLAVRDADAVVLSDYAKGFLHREIVEAALGAPVVVADPKPANVAMFAGVTCIAPNVAEAGVASGIAIHDDDSLERAGRALLQMLGCRSVLITRGEHGMSLFGADGERFDVPAVARTVYDVSGAGDTVVAVLTLALAAKIRPETATQLANFAAGAVVEKLGTATASPREIVELMEHDRGA
- a CDS encoding HAD family hydrolase, with the protein product MIRPAVFLDRDGTLIEDKGFLDDPRGVDVLPSVVDALRLLRERGFATVVVSNQSGVARGYFGEDAVRAVNDEVARQLANDGVAVDAWYWCPHYDENCTCRKPEPGLIHRAVDEHGLTLDGGAVVGDRGSDVALGHAVGVPGILLPGPYPYSGPEPDLRAQNLLEAAEWIVGRGRG